Below is a genomic region from Nitrospirota bacterium.
GGCCGCCTTGTGGAAACTGCCGGTGATCTTTATCTGCGAGAACAATCGCTACGGCATGGGCACTCCGTCCGAACGGGCAATCGCGCTGTATGCGGATGTGGCCGAGACTGCCCGCTCCTATGGCATCACGGCCGAATCAGTGGACGGTATGGATGTACTCGCGGTCCGCTCGGCGATGCAGCGGATCGTGGCGCAAGTTCGTGCGGGGCATGGGCCCTGGTTCATCGAGGCGACGACCTATCGGTTCATGGGCCACTCGATGGCCGACCCGGCGCATGGGCATTATCGAAGCAAAGAAGAAGTGGAAGCGTATCGCAAGCGCGATCCGCTGCTTGTATTGAAGAACACGATCGTCACAGAGAAGCTTGGCACTGAAGCCGAGTTCAAGCAGCTCGAACGGGAAATTCGGGACGTGGTGTCGGCAGCGGTGAAGTTTGCGGATGAAAGCCCGTTTCCCCATCCATCAGATTTACACGTCGACGTGTTGCAGGGGTAAAAGATCCATGGAGTTGTCGTATCGTGACGCCTTGAACCAGGCCATGCGCGAGGAGATGCGCCGGGACCAGCGGATCTTTTTGATCGGCGAAGAAGTCGCCTACTATCAGGGCGCCTTTAAGGTCAGCAAAGGGTTCGTCGAGGAATTCGGGCCGCAGCGCGTGATCGATACGCCCATCACCGAGGCCGGCTTTACCGGCCTGGCCATCGGGGCCGCGATGGCGGGGCTGCGTCCGATCGTGGAACTCATGACGATGAATTTCGGCATCGTGGCCCTCGATCAAATCGTCAACAACGCCGCCAAGATCCGCTACATGTCCGGGGGGCAACTCTCGGTGCCACTCGTGATCCGCGGTCCCGGCAGCGCGGCCCATCAGTTGGGAGCCCAGCATTCGCAAAGCCTGGAGGCCTGGTTCTGCCATGTGCCGGGGCTGAAAGTCATCGCGCCAGCCACACCGCACGATGCGAAAGGTCTACTCAAGAGCGCGATCCGCGACCCCGACCCGGTCATCTTCATCGAAGCGCAGCTGTTGTACAGCACGAAGGGCGAGGTGCAGGAAGGCGAATATACGATTCCCATCGGACTGGCCGACGTGAAACGGGTCGGAAATGACGTGACGATCGTCGCCTATTCGAAGATGCTGCTGCTGGCGCTGGAGGCTGCTGAGGCGTTAAGTCGTGAGGGTATTGAGGCCGAAGTGATCGATCCGCGTACCCTCAAACCGCTGGATCTCCCGACAATCGTGGCGTCGGTCAAAAAGACCGGCCGTCTGGTGATCGTGGAGGAAGGCTGGCATTTCTGTGGGCTGGGAGCGCAGATTGCCGAGAGTGTGTATTCGACGGCCTTCGACTATTTGGACGCGCCGATCCGGCGCGTCACCGGTGAAGATGTGCCCATGCCCTATTGTCGTTTGCTGGAAGATGCTGCGATTCCGGACCTGCCGCGCGTGATCGGGGCCGTTAAGTCTCTGCTGTAAAGAGAGGAGAACCATGGCAAGCCGCGTCGTAATGCCTAAACTCACGGACACGATGGAAGAGGGCGTGCTCATCGAATGGAAGAAGCGAGAAGGGGATGCCGTGCAGGCCGGAGAGGCTTTGGCTGAAATCGAAACGGACAAGGCGATTATGGACCTTGAGGCGTTCGCCTCCGGTATTCTCCGGAAGATTCTCGTGCAGAACGGGCAAACGGTGGAGTCCGGAACGCTGCTGGGCGTCATCGGCGAGGCGGATGAAGACATCACGGAGGCCCTGTCCGACAAGGCCATGGCCGCGCCCTCGATTGAGGCCAAGGCTCCTACTGCACCGACCGCTTCCCCCGGTAAACGACCAGCGACTCCGGAAGGAGCTCGCATCATCGCGTCTCCTCGTGCGAAGGTCATGGCTGCCGAACGGGGGATCGATCTCTCCACGGTGACCGGGACGGGCCCAGGCGGGCGCATCGTCGAAGATGATGTGGTGAAGGTGCCGGATTCCGTTGCGTCAGCCATGCCCCCTGGAACCGATCAGCCCCTGACCCAAATGCGGAAAGCCATCGCGCGGGCCACGGTGCAAAGCAAAGCGCCGGTGCCGCACTTCTATCTCACGCGAGAGATCGATATGGCGGCGGCGGAGCAGTTTCGCCAGCAGTTCAAGAAAGACAGGCAAGCCCATCCCTCAATTACCGATCTGTTGATCAAAGCCGTGGCGCTGGCGCTCCGCAAGCATCCTGAGTTAAATGCGTCCTATGTCGGCGAGGCGATCAGGCGGTATGAGCGCGTCGACATCGGCGTCGCGGTCGGTTTGGAGGACGGCCTGATCACGCCGGTCGTCCGCGATTGCGGCGCGAAGACATTGGACGCGATCTCGGCTGAATCCCGCGCGCTCATCGAGCGGGCCAAGCAGAAACGGCTGCAACCGCAGGAATACAGCGGCGCCACGTTCTCGATTTCCAATCTCGGTATGTTCGGGGTGGATAATTTTCTCGCCGTCCTGATCCCGCCGCAAGCCGCCTCGCTCGCTGTCGGTGCCGTTCGAGACGTGCCGGTCGTCGTTGCGGGCGTGGTGAAGGCCGGACGTAGAATGCAGGTGACGCTCTCGTGCGATCACAGGGCCATCGATGGGGTGAAGGGCGCGGAATTTCTGAAGGAGCTGAAACGCATCCTCGAACACCCGCAAGAACTCGCCGCTTAAGCGATGAAATCGTAGGAGCCGGCGTTGGGGTGGTTCCTCGTCACCCCGGACATCCTTCGCATCCATTACACGGTGGATCCCCGCGATACTTCTCGCGGCCAGGTCCCATCGAAAGCCGAAGGGGTTCGTGCACATCGGCCCGGACGTTCGTTCAGCCATGATATAATCCCGCGCCTATGAGCAATTCAATCATCATTAAAGGCGCGCGCGAGCATAACCTCAAGAACATCGACGTGACGATTCCGCGAGACCAACTCGTCGTGATCACGGGGCTGAGCGGGTCCGGCAAGTCGTCGCTGGCATTCGACACGATCTATGCCGAGGGACAACGGCGGTACGTCGAGTCGCTCTCGGCCTATGCGCGTCAGTTCCTCGAACAGATGGGGAAGCCGGACGTCGATTCCATCGAGGGGCTTTCGCCCGCTATCTCTATCGAGCAAAAGAGTACCAGCCACAATCCCCGATCCACGGTCGGCACGGTGACGGAAATTTACGACTATCTTCGTCTCCTGTACGCCAGGGTCGGACGGCCTTCCTGCTTTCAGTGCGGCGAGGAGATCACTGCGCAGACGGTGCAGCAGATGGTCGATGCGATCGGTCTGTTGCCGGAAGGGAGCAAGTTTCAGCTCTTGGCTCCTATCGTCCGCGGGAGGAAGGGCGAGTACCGTAAAGAACTGCTGGACATGCGCCGGGCCGGCTATGTCCGGGCCAGGGTCGATGGTCAGTTGGTCGATTTGGATGAGGACATCACGCTCGACAAACAAAAGAAACATCAGATCGAGATCGTGATCGATCGGCTGGTCATGAAACCAGGCGAGGCCTTGACGCGACGGTTGGCCGATTCGGTCGAGACCTCGTTGAAGCTCGCCGGTGGGCTGGTCGGAGTCCTGACGGAGAACGGGAAGGTCTCGCTCTATAGCGAGAAGCTCGCCTGTATCAGCTGTGGCGTGAGTTATCCGGAAATTACCCCGCGCGTCTTTTCGTTCAACAGTCCTCACGGAGCCTGCCCTGCCTGTGACGGCATCGGCTACGCGATGACACCCGGCTCGTCCGACGATGAAGATTTCACGTTGCTGGAACCCTGTGAGACCTGTAAGGGCGCGAGGCTGCGGCCTGAGAGCCTGTCGATCAAGGTGGCGAAACAGTCGATTGCCGAGGTCACACATCTCTCCGTGCGAGCGGCGGCCGACTTTTTCGGGTCGTTGAAATTCACCGAACGGGAACTGGTCATTGCCAATCGTATTTTGAAAGAGATTCGGGAACGGCTCGGGTTTCTGGTCAATGTCGGTTTGGATTACCTGACGTTGGATCGGGCGGCCGCCACCCTGTCCGGTGGAGAAGGTCAACGGATTAGACTTGCCACCCAGATCGGGTCCGGCCTTGTCGGTGTGCTCTATATCCTCGACGAGCCGTCGATCGGTCTCCATCAGCGGGATAATCGGCGCTTGCTCCAGACCCTGTTGCGCCTGCGAGATCTGGGTAATACGGTGGTGGTGGTGGAGCACGATGCCGAAACCATGATGGCGGCGGACCATCTGCTGGACATGGGGCCCGGTGCCGGTACGCAGGGCGGCCATGTCATTGCCCAAGGCACGCCGAAAGAAGTCATGAAGAACCCCGCGTCCCTGACGGGCCAGTATCTCCGCGGCACGCAGATGGTCAGCCTCCCCAGCCGCGAACGGAAGGCCAAGGGGATGTTGTCTATCGTGGGGGCGAAGAAACACAATCTCAAGGGGATGACCGCCAAGATTCCGCTCGGTCTGCTCACCTGCGTGACCGGTGTGTCGGGGTCCGGAAAGAGTACGTTGGTCTTAGAGGTCTTGTTCCATTCTCTCTCCCAGTTGCTCTATCACAAGAAACCGAAGATCGACGGCTGCAAGGAATTGTTGGGCGTCGAGGCGCTGGATAAAGTCATCGACATCGACCAGTCCCCGATCGGCCGGACTCCGCGTTCGAATCCTGCGACCTACACAGGTCTGTTCGGGTTTATCCGTGATCTGTATTCCAATCTGCCGGAGTCCCGCGTCCGGGGCTATAAGCCTGGCCGCTATAGTTTCAACGTGAAGGGTGGCCGTTGTGAAGCCTGCGAGGGCGACGGCTTGATCAAGATCGAGATGCATTTCCTGCCGGACGTCTACGTGACCTGCGAGGTCTGCAAGGGGCAACGGTACAACCGCGAGACGATGGAGATTCACCATAAGGGGAAGAGCATCGCCGACGTGTTGAACATGACGGTGGACGAGGCCGTGCAGTTCTTCGAACATATCCCCTTCATCAAACGGAAGCTCGACACCCTGCACGATGTCGGGCTGCATTATGTGAAGCTCGGCCAGTCCGCCACGACTCTGTCAGGGGGCGAGGCGCAACGGGTCAAACTCTCACGTGAACTGTCGAAGCGGCCGACCGGGCGGACGATGTACATTTTGGACGAACCGACGACCGGGCTGCATTTCGCAGATGTGCAACGGTTGTTGGACGTGTTGGATCGACTGGTCGAGGCGGGGAATACCGTGCTGGTGATCGAACATAACCTCGATGTGATTAAGAATGCCGATTGGATCATCGATCTCGGCCCAGAGGGCGGCGATCGAGGCGGCGAGATTGTGGCGGAAGGCCCGCCGAAAGAGATTGCCAAGTCGAAGCGGTCGTATACGGGACAGGTGCTGAAGGAGGCGGGGGTGTAGGAAGGGCGGATATTCCGGGAGTCGCCATCATGCGATGGGATAGGGTCTGCATCTGGTCCGTTACTGTTGGCCGCGTGCGACTCTAAAGCGCGATAAGAATCGCATGCCGTCGCACAGCGGCAGTCTCGTGGATGTTATCTCCCCGTGCCCGCTATGGCGACTCCCTCCATATCCATCCCTTCCACCCCCTGAGGAGCGGGAGAAAAAATCTAATGATCATGACGAAGTGCCGTTGTCCACGAGTTTGAGAGGTTCGAGTGTAAGGGGCAGGATTGAGTAATTCTGGTCTAGAAAAGCAAAGGAGAAGCACGAATGAACTTTCTCAAGTTTAGTCGTGTTGTCCTGGCGGGTTGGGGGAAGGCCTGCATGGCTGAGACGATGCGAGAACGCCGCTGAATGGTCTTTTTGAGCATCCCGCTAGAGATCGGTGAGTCGATCGTAGAGGTACAGCACGTCCAAAGTCAGGCGCGCGCCGAAGGTTGGGCCATAGTCCTTTTGGTTGATGAGGTCGTTCCAGGTCTCAAACGTTATGGCTGAGTAGCGAAACGCCGCCGTCGCGAACCGTTCTTCCAGGGAATTTCCGCGATGGTCGATGAACAAACCAGAATCCACCGTCAGGCCGACTTCGATCTCCCAGGGGGTGTCACAGTCTTTTCGCCGGTAGTTGCCAATCCCGACGGAGGCCTGTCCAAGGTAGGCATGGTCGGAGACCTGGTGAAATGCGGATCCGCTGAAGGGACGGCCGGCACGGGCCAAGGCGGAGAAGCGTATGTAGTCGGACAGTACGGGCACGAATTCCAGCAGAGACAATCGTCTGAAGCCTATCTGGGCATAGGGCTCATAGTAGAGGGAGCCTGCCGCTCCGCCGATCCCGTAAAAAAAGACATCGTCGCTCCCCAAGAGCCCTGTCCATTTCGTCAACGTGCCGCTGGTCATGAAGTCGATCGCCTCGCGGGTGGCGCCGACCGGCACTGGGGTCAGACCGCGGAATTTGTGCACGACATCGTTCTGGAGATACCGGCTAAAGCGGTCCTGTGTGGGGCCGGCTCCGACCGTGAGGTTGGCATTCCAGCCTTTGAACCGTTCCAGCCGTTCCGTCCAGCTCAGCGACCAAAAATTAAAACCAGCTGTTTGGGGTATGTCGTTATAGCGCTTGCCGGCTCCGTCGAACTCCGTGAAACGATCGGTGGTGAAGCCGAGCGCGATGGTGCGGTCGTGGTCGGGAAATGCGAGAGCGCCCCAGTGGGTGCTTTGCGCCGTCGCTTCAGCCCAACTGGGCTGAGTCCATCCAAGCAAGGCTACGATAGAGAGTGCAAGGTTCGCGATGATTTGTTTGTGGCAATGTAACATCCGACCATCCTGCACTGAAGTGAATCGGAGAGGCAACGGTTTTTTGCGGCGCGTCAGGATCGGCTCGTCATGGTGCAGACTGCGCCCCTTCCGTAATAGCAACAGGAGGGGAACTCAATTTGATACTGAATGGCGACGTCCCATAGAGGGCGAAGAAGAGGGATATGGTGTAGCGGGATGCTCAAAAAGGCCATCCAGCAAAGCCGCAGCGAGCTATCATTTAATAAGGGGTGGCTGGGATGATCCCTGCGCGCGTCCAACGAGGGTCTTCCGAGGCCGCGCGTTGCGCGAGCACGGGGACCGTCCCAGCCACCCCGAC
It encodes:
- the pdhA gene encoding pyruvate dehydrogenase (acetyl-transferring) E1 component subunit alpha, whose amino-acid sequence is MDKSDLFSLYRQMLLIRRFEEKSAEMYALAKIAGFLHLYIGEEAIAVGAMAALRPDDYAISAYRDHGHCLARGSDPGRVMAELFGKATGLCKGKGGSMHLVDLPNRFMGGYAIVGGHIPLATGLAFASKYQSLDPVTVCFFGEGALPCGQAHEAFNLAALWKLPVIFICENNRYGMGTPSERAIALYADVAETARSYGITAESVDGMDVLAVRSAMQRIVAQVRAGHGPWFIEATTYRFMGHSMADPAHGHYRSKEEVEAYRKRDPLLVLKNTIVTEKLGTEAEFKQLEREIRDVVSAAVKFADESPFPHPSDLHVDVLQG
- a CDS encoding pyruvate dehydrogenase complex E1 component subunit beta, producing the protein MELSYRDALNQAMREEMRRDQRIFLIGEEVAYYQGAFKVSKGFVEEFGPQRVIDTPITEAGFTGLAIGAAMAGLRPIVELMTMNFGIVALDQIVNNAAKIRYMSGGQLSVPLVIRGPGSAAHQLGAQHSQSLEAWFCHVPGLKVIAPATPHDAKGLLKSAIRDPDPVIFIEAQLLYSTKGEVQEGEYTIPIGLADVKRVGNDVTIVAYSKMLLLALEAAEALSREGIEAEVIDPRTLKPLDLPTIVASVKKTGRLVIVEEGWHFCGLGAQIAESVYSTAFDYLDAPIRRVTGEDVPMPYCRLLEDAAIPDLPRVIGAVKSLL
- a CDS encoding dihydrolipoamide acetyltransferase family protein; protein product: MASRVVMPKLTDTMEEGVLIEWKKREGDAVQAGEALAEIETDKAIMDLEAFASGILRKILVQNGQTVESGTLLGVIGEADEDITEALSDKAMAAPSIEAKAPTAPTASPGKRPATPEGARIIASPRAKVMAAERGIDLSTVTGTGPGGRIVEDDVVKVPDSVASAMPPGTDQPLTQMRKAIARATVQSKAPVPHFYLTREIDMAAAEQFRQQFKKDRQAHPSITDLLIKAVALALRKHPELNASYVGEAIRRYERVDIGVAVGLEDGLITPVVRDCGAKTLDAISAESRALIERAKQKRLQPQEYSGATFSISNLGMFGVDNFLAVLIPPQAASLAVGAVRDVPVVVAGVVKAGRRMQVTLSCDHRAIDGVKGAEFLKELKRILEHPQELAA
- the uvrA gene encoding excinuclease ABC subunit UvrA, whose translation is MSNSIIIKGAREHNLKNIDVTIPRDQLVVITGLSGSGKSSLAFDTIYAEGQRRYVESLSAYARQFLEQMGKPDVDSIEGLSPAISIEQKSTSHNPRSTVGTVTEIYDYLRLLYARVGRPSCFQCGEEITAQTVQQMVDAIGLLPEGSKFQLLAPIVRGRKGEYRKELLDMRRAGYVRARVDGQLVDLDEDITLDKQKKHQIEIVIDRLVMKPGEALTRRLADSVETSLKLAGGLVGVLTENGKVSLYSEKLACISCGVSYPEITPRVFSFNSPHGACPACDGIGYAMTPGSSDDEDFTLLEPCETCKGARLRPESLSIKVAKQSIAEVTHLSVRAAADFFGSLKFTERELVIANRILKEIRERLGFLVNVGLDYLTLDRAAATLSGGEGQRIRLATQIGSGLVGVLYILDEPSIGLHQRDNRRLLQTLLRLRDLGNTVVVVEHDAETMMAADHLLDMGPGAGTQGGHVIAQGTPKEVMKNPASLTGQYLRGTQMVSLPSRERKAKGMLSIVGAKKHNLKGMTAKIPLGLLTCVTGVSGSGKSTLVLEVLFHSLSQLLYHKKPKIDGCKELLGVEALDKVIDIDQSPIGRTPRSNPATYTGLFGFIRDLYSNLPESRVRGYKPGRYSFNVKGGRCEACEGDGLIKIEMHFLPDVYVTCEVCKGQRYNRETMEIHHKGKSIADVLNMTVDEAVQFFEHIPFIKRKLDTLHDVGLHYVKLGQSATTLSGGEAQRVKLSRELSKRPTGRTMYILDEPTTGLHFADVQRLLDVLDRLVEAGNTVLVIEHNLDVIKNADWIIDLGPEGGDRGGEIVAEGPPKEIAKSKRSYTGQVLKEAGV